AAATGTACCTCTAGAGCATTTGCTTCATCAATTGAGAGCGATGGATATGATAAATCTTCAAGACTCGGTCGTTCAAAATTTGATTCTTTAAAAACATGGCTAAAATGTTTGTGTGCTTCAACTTTAATATCCTTAGGAGAGTCGTTCCAAACACCATTTATTTTCAACCCACGAATATTACTCTTGTTGTTGTTTCTTTTTATTACCGAGTGAAAAAATTTAGTATTTTCGTCCCCTTCAACAACCCAACGGACTCGGGCTTTTTGTTTTAGCATATCAATTTTGATTCTTTCTTTGTCTCCCCATTTCTTTCGCGTCTCCCTCCATAGATCTAGGTCGGGCCCGCTAAGAGGTCCATTTTCAGCTTGTAATTCGAATTCCATTGCCACTGATCTGAGATATTCTATTTCAACATCTAATTTATTGTATTTGCCATTACTCCACATTCTTAAAGCATTTTTTACATTTTTGAGTTTGTTCCGAAACACACAATCTTTACGAACGTTATTTTCCACCGGTAATACCCACGCATCACGAATAACCGACTCAATTTCTTCATCATCTAACCAAGCATCAAAAATCTTGAACGGTTTAGGACCGAAATTCCTATCTTCATCTTTTAAAATAATCGGGCAGTGATCCGAGTGATGCCTATCTAAAGCTAAAGCTGTGAGATCTTTCCACAAATTGACAAAACGTTGGTTAACAAGAAAACGATCAATTTTACTAAATTTAATACCATCATCACTAACCCGAGTGAAATTACGACCTCCAAGAGGGATTTCGATCAAACTAGTATCTGTAATAAAATCATTAAAAAGACGAGCTCTATATTCAATGAATTCACAATTTAGTCTTTCATATTGGTTCCTCACTTCATTGAAATCACCACATAACAACCACGCTTCATCATTACCATCAATTAAGTTGTGTAGGGAGTTCCACAAACGCTTTTTATTAATGTCATCGTGCGGACCATACACGTTAACAATGTTGAAACTAGCACCCGAACTTTTCCAAACCCCTTTAATGCCCATGAAAAAGTCAGAGTTAATCACGTCAATACCTTCAAAATCAATTGTATCCCAAATAAGCAATTGGCCTCCCGATTTTCCCACCATTTCCTTTTGGATGAAATTACAATTAGCCGATCCCCATAGAGATTGAATCCAGTTCAAGTCCACAAGGTGTAGCTTCGTTTCTTGTAACGCCAAAAAGGAAGGTTTTTCTTTAACTATTAAGCGTCTAACCCACCCAACAACATCAACCTTTCCCCCGATTTTAAAACTTCTAATGTTTAAAGATATAGCCTTCATACTGACACTGATTAAGACGAACATAATGAAAACCAGGCCAAAGGAATTAAAGAGAAGTTTTTTTAACCTTCCACTTTAATCCTATCTTGGACCCATATTCCTTAATACCCATAGAATCCAACGAGTCACTACAATAATCAGAGGAATTATGTTTAGCCGTACCTGATGATAATTTGTCAGATGATACCTTTATTGCACATGAAGAGCAATTCGAACGAATAGGTTGATTATCAGGACGCTTCTTTCTCGCTGAGTTTTTTGCATTCATGAATTTGGAAGATGTTTTCCAGCGACGTATACCAGTCCAGCAACAGTCTTTTTTTTGATCAAACCCTTTTTTTGATTTATTTGGAACTTTCTTGCTTTTTGAGATATCGACTGAATTACCAGTTGATAATGATGAAGAACATTTATTTTTCATAGCTTTGGAAAGCTTCCTGGTCTTTGTGCTCTTTTCTATTTTCTGGACCCCATCACATGACATTGTGTTATCCATATTGGAGTTAGATTCCAAGTTATTTACTAACTGTTCTTCCACATGCAAAATATTAGAGCCCAAGTTTTGGCCCAAGTTGATAATATTGGGCTCATGGTTATCATTTACTGTGCGCTTTTCAAAATTCTCCTTTACGTTATTACTTTCTTCGGTATTATGACTGTCCCGAGTACTGGACCCATTTTTTGGCGTGAATTTAGGCATGATATTAGGCGTGATATCTTCCACATCATTATGTTTGGCTGTAGATGCATTGGGAGATGAAAAGCTGACATCATCAATAGTGTTTCCTTGGAAATTATTTTTTAAACCATGACAACCGGATTGTTCGTCTTCTACTTCAATATTCCGGTGATCTTTCATCTCCGGAGGAACAATATTTTCTGGGGAACAAGCCTCTTGAGCATTTTCTTCGTGGGAATTATTTTCCTGAACCGGATCATGACCCTTTTCTTCATGAACATGCGTGTAATTGGCTGCATTATTGAAAAGAAAATCATCTTCCGAATCATAATTAAAATTGCTGTCCTCTTCATTGTTTTCGTTTTCGAAGGTGTCATCAATAAACTCTTCATTATCATCGTCTTCTTCTTTATCACATGTATGACAGCTTTCTTCTGGATTATTAAAAATCATATGAACTAATCGGTTGGTATCTTCTTTAACCTGGATTCGCACAATCTTGTTATCACAACTGATTATAGACATACCTTCAATCATGCTTGCATTGTTTGTAAGCAATAGAACGGATCCAACAATAAGGTTTTGGTTTTCACGATCAACACTACAATTCTCCATCTCCAAAACTTTTCCCCATTTTTCAGCAACGTTTTTGAAAACATTTTCATTCCAACATTTCACTGGAACACCAGTAATATCAACCCAAACCAATCTACCCGTTGAGAAATATAACGAGTCAAGAAGTGCACATGAATCACACCACTTATGAAGCGCATGATCTTTATTTCTTAAGACCATGTTAGCTTCGAAGCATGAATTGAAAATCAGTAAGAAATCAAGACCTCCCAAATATTTGATGTCACAGTTTATTAATCCTTCCGCTCTGCATAAATCTGAAAATTGTACGATTTTTTTCCAATCTGTAAGTGTTCCAACAATTGAGCGATTGAAAAGGCGTGAGTTGCAATCAGCCTCCCTAATGTGAATGATGTTGGACTTGGCTCCAACAAAGTTCTCATTCTTACTTGAGAGCTTTTCCCTTAAATCCTTTACGTCTTTCTTCTTGAGATGATTTCTCAAGTCTGTTGACAATCCACCAGTGACCTCATTATAGCTTCTATTGTCCCTAAAACTACTATCCCATGGGTTGGCTTTTTCTTTCTGATGATATGACCCATTTGTCTTCCTATCATTAGCTGACGAGATATTCTGTTTTCTCTCAGAAGCTTTGTATATCCTAATTGGAACATCACCCATCTTGATATTACCCAATGATCTTAACAACCCATCTTCATCTTTTACGTTTGCAAACCTAACAAAAGCAAATCTTTTACCATTTTTCAATCTTTTTCCTACCAAATAGATATCTCTAATGTCCCCAAACGGTTTGAAAATCTTCCATAAATCTTCCACCCCCCAAGTTTCCGGAAAGTTAAAGAACATGAAGGATGTAAGATGGATTCCGAATAACCTAATTAATCGATTTTGTAGTCCCCCATTGTAGTTTCCTCGATCTCCAGCCGTGCCGTTCGCTTTGcggtttctctctctctctctcaacatTCTCTCTCTCTATTTTTTTCTTCCAATCGTATATTGCTACATCACCCAAAACATTTCTACAAAAAATTGACACTCAACTTTAACATTCACTATAACACAACTTCAAAATTTGATACTGTCAAATCACAATCAAATTCTACTCTCTCCTCCCATAAACACCAAATTTACCTACATGCCACGGTCACTATAACAAGTGGTCTTATTTGTTTCCATTATGTTGTATTCTGTATTATTAATGGAAATTTCCATTTTGAACTTATTTCAAGAACAATTAAATGCAACTTTCACCATTGTCTTTTGCAGAAACTTTACCAATTAGGAGTAAGAAAGATTGGAGTCACAACATTACCGCCAATGGGATGTTTGCCGGGGGCCATCACTTTATTTGGTTTCGGAACAAATAAGTGTATGTCGAGACTAAATGATGACGCAATGATGTTTAACAAAAGTCTAAACGAGACATCTCAAAAACTAGTTGCCAGATATCGTGACCTCAAAATAGTGGTCTTTGACATCTATCAGCCTCTACTTGATATCATCACTAAACCTAGCGATCATGGTAACCTTATATTTGATCACCCATAGTTGTTTTATTGTTACggtatttatttatttagtatttGTTTTGAATACTCGAGAATATGGTTATGTGCAGGTTTTTCTGAATCAAGGAGAGGTTGTTGTGGAACTGGTATAGTTGAGATTTCATTTCTTTGCAATGCAATATCAATTGGTACATGCTCAAATGCAACAAGTTTTGTGTTTTGGGATGGATTTCATCCGTCTGAAGCTACGAACCAAATGTTAACGCGCAAACTACTCATGCAAGGATTGTCTCTAATTTCGTAAAACAACTAAGTATGAAGATCATGAGATTACGTAACATCCGGTTCGGTATTAGATGAGAAGAAAATGTCTTGGTGTAAAAGCTCAAAAATTTCGTTATGATCTTAACATTGGACGATTCTTCTAGTGTAAAACATACGATTGTCACTGTTCACCAGCCGTCAATTTTGACTTATTTAGTTATTTCCCTAACGCtttttaagtaaataaatagattTTCGATCCTTATTATCACAAAAGCGCATTTGGTTGAGTGGTCGGCATGCTTCTTTCTCAAACAGGTGCTTAGGTTTGATTCCTGAGtgcatttttattttttaattggtATCAAATAAGTTTGTAAACTTCAGCAAATTTTTATAAAGATAATTAAGGAAAATGCTAATCATATACTTGTGCTATAGTTAAACTTAACGTATTTAGAATTTCATATTTGTAACTTAgagttttactaaataaatataaatattcatcaaattaaacaaataaaaTAAGTGTTAAAAAATATTCAAAATTTTATACTCCTTATTAAGTAACTTTAATTAATCCAAATCTAGCATTAAAAAATTAAAATGGCTGTTCGTTTATAGGAGGTGATAACAGAGCTCAACGTTGGGCCAACGCTTTCTTCATCAATGGCTGCAATTAACCTCCCAATTTCTACCACCACCGCAACCGCagccccatcatcatcatcattatcatcatcatcatcatcaacaatttTTCCAAAACTATCGCCACCCAACTCAACAATCAATTCTCTTTCTTTCTCAAACAAAATCCCACATTTACTTCAATTATCACTTCAAACTAAAAACAATAAACTTGCAATGTCAATTCACACTTCACTTATCAAAAACCTTCAAACCAACAACCCCGAACACACCTACTTTTTCAACACACTTATCCTCACTTACTTCAAATTAGGCCTTTCATTTCATGCTTACAAAGTTTTCAACTCTTTACAGTACCCTGATGTTGTTACATTTACATCAATCATTTCTTGGCTTTCTAAGTCAAAGTTTGATCATGATGTTGATAAAGCTGTGAACTTTTTCTTTCAAATGAGGGATTTGGGCATTGAGCTTAATGAGTATAGTTTCGTTGCTATTTTGACAGTTTGTGGACGGTTTTCGGATTTACAGTTTGGTTGTCAGGTTCATTGTTTAGCTGTTAAGTTAGGATATGTTGATGATAGTTTCGTTGGTAATGCTTTAATGGGGTTTTATTGTAGGTTCCATGGTTGTTTAGATTGTGTAgttaaggtgtttgatgaaatgtctcaaAGGGGAAGCTCTAATATTTCTTCATGGAATACGGTTATATCTTGTTTTAGTAAGGAATGTATGTATGATAAAGCGTTGGAATTATTTCATGATTTGTTGGTAGGAACTGATGGAGTTGAAGTTGACGGTTTTACTCTTTCGACTGTTTTAACTGCCTGTACCGAACATGGTGCGATTAACGAAGGATTTGGAGTTCACGCGTGTGCTGTAAAGTATGGTTTGGTGGATGATAACTTGAGTGTTGGTAATGCACTGATTGGATTTTATAGCAAGTGCGGGAACGTAAAGGATGTGGTGCGTTTGTTTGATAGGATGGTTAATAAAGATGTAATAACATGGACACAAATGATATCTGCTTATATGGAGTCTGGACTTGTTGAAATGGCAGAGGAAGTGTTCGATAAAATGCCTGAGAGAAACTGTGTCTCATATAACACCCTCTTACAAGGGTTTTGCCAAAAAGGTTATGCGTCGAAAGCCTTGCGTATGTTTTGCATTATGGTGAACGAAGGTGTGGAGTTAGATGATTTCTCACTGTCAATTGTAATTAATGCTTGTGGGTTGCTTGCGGATAAAAGCACAAGCGAACAGATACATGGATTCGTTTTGAAGTGCGGGTATGGGTTAAATGACCGTATTGAATCTGCATTGATTGATATGTGCACAAAGTGTGGAAGGATAGATGATGCAGAAGAATTGTTTAACTCCCATTCGTTAACTCAAAACAGTTCGATTATATGGACATCCATGATTTGTGGGTATGCTAGACACGGGCTTCCATTTGAAGCCCTTTCTTTGTTTTTTAAAGGTCAAGGTGAAAACTTTATTGCCATCGATGAGGTTGTATCAACTGCGGTCCTTGGTGTCTGCGCGACACTAGGGTTTGACCAAATTGGTCAACAAATTCATTCTAATGCTATAAAACTAGATTTGCTCCATGACATAAAAGTTGGAAACGCATTAATTGGAATGTATAGCAAGTGTGGCAATATGATTGCTGCTATTAGGGTTTTCGATAGCATGAAACGACACGATATTGTTTCTTGGAATAGTTTATTGGCTTGTTATATATTTCACAAACAAGGGGATAACGCGTTGGATTTATgggagaaaatgaaaaagaaaaatataaagcctgattCTATCACTACACTCTTGATAATCTCAGCTTACACACACACGAAACTGAATATGGTTAATGAGTGTTATGCATTTTTTCAGTATATGAAGACAAGTTACAACATTGGGCCTGATTCGAATCATTACGCATCGTTGGTTAATGTTTTTGGAAAATGGGGTTTACTTGAAGAGGCTTATGACATCATCAAGAATATGCCGTACGAGCCAGACCCGTTTGTATGGAAAGCTTTGCTTGATCAATGTAGAACTCATATGAATACAGTTATTGGCAAAAAAGCTGCTAAAGAAATTCTTGCTAAAAAGCCGAACGATCCATCGACGTACATACTTGTATCTAACTTGTATTCTGCATCTGGGAGATGGCATTGTTCTGAAACCGTACgcgaagaaatgagagaaaagggTATTCAAAAACGACCAGGAAAAAGTTGGATTATACATGAAAACAAGGTACATTCGTTTTACGCAAGAGACAAATCACATGCCCGGTTTAAAGACATTTACAGTGGACTAGATATATTGGTTATGGAATGTTTGAAAATTGGTTATGTTCCGGATACTAATTTTGTGCTTCATGAAGTTGAGGAACATCAAAAAAGGGATTTTTTATACTACCATAGTGCAAAACTTGCTGTTACTTATGGTCTTTTAATGACTAATGGTCGAATGCCTGTTCGTGTTATGAAAAATATTCTTCTTTGTGGAGATTGTCATAGTTTCTTCAAGTATGTTTCTATCGTCACCAAGAGGGAGATTCATATTAGGGATGCGTCCGGATTTCATTGTTTTGCCAATGGTGAATGTACATGCAAAGGTAAGACTTGATCTAAATTTTGAACATACAAATGTTGCCTAAATTTTTACTATTATATCATCCTGAATACCAATACCAATTTATGTCTTATGAAGCGTAAAGCTAATGAGATTGATGAAGCTTAAAGTTAATGATTAACTATGAAAGCTGTAAACTTTTGTGGCATCTGTAAAAGAAAAGTTTCTTATGATGTGATGTACAGATTGAGAGTATGGTTAATCCGGATATCAAATTTAAGACTCATCCTAGTATGAACGGAGACCTTTTCTCCAATGGTGATATACTCGGATTAAAAGATCCTAATAGGCCATTTCTTGCTGACCAGTATGATGATGATCTTAGTCTCCTTAAATGGAGAATGCAAAGTAAATACGTCAAGATGTAACGTTAACTAGTAAGTTTTTATTATGCATCTGTTTCTGTTTGTATGTTGGTTAATTTCGTTATGTACTGTATGACTGTATCCTGAATCCATTTCCCTTGTTTGTCAGTAAACAGCTAGCCCTCTGCTTCTGGAAATGAGACCTATGTTAGCTTGGAATATCAAGATTTGTCGATGTTTGATTTACAGAATGCAGTTCAATGGTTCATTCGGTCCCCTATTTCAGCTATAAGAGAGGAACCGAATGTAAAGCAGGTCGATGGCAAATGGATTTGTTGGTGGCGTCGAAGTGGCTAGAAGAAGAAATTTATTGTATTACTGTATGTACTATAAAAGCGGTAAACGAATAAGATTTTAAAATGGTTAACCATTCTTTACCCATATGTTCACCAAAATAGACTAATACAGagtaatataaataaattataacaataaataataattaaaaaggaATATATTATATGAAAAAGATGGATGGATTTATAAAGAAATATTTATTTTTCAAGACTGTACATACAACTAATTTTGCTGCAAGATTTGTACTTGATGTAAGTTGTTGCTTTTGCTTTCTGTTAATGGATTTTGTTGACATGATTTCATATCTAAAATGGTGGAATGCTCGACTTATGCTGCCTAGTTCTAGTGTACGATTCAAAAAGACAAACGTACTACTTGGTAATGCATCACATATTCCATTTCTGTTTGCTTTACAAATTGTTGTGTTTTGCAGAAACAGAATATTATAACTTGGACCACTGTGTTCAAATATTATAATGTACATTTGCACCCTTTTATTTCGGGTTTATCTTTTTATCCCACCTCAACCATATGCATGCATTCttgaattatatatttttatatgtataaataaaataaattattgtataaaagtatgaaagtagTAGTGATATACGGgagtagtatttatatatttataagagATATAAGAGATGAGCAATTCAACAGTGAATGAAAATAAGTCAATTTTATTAATAAGTAAACATTTATATAATTCCTGATCACTCCCACTAATGACAATTTCATTTAAAAAGTCACTAGTGTAATAAAATGTGCAAttcaaattttaattagtttttaattgtcgcccaagtattatataattataaaCCCACCAAAGGGCATTTAGCCCAGCGGTATCGTGGTAGCCCTCTAACCAAGAGGTTCAGGAGTGTCCCGTCGATTTCAATTTTTCATATGTGCCCTGTTCAATCAGCAAAAAAATAGGCCTTCTGTATATACAAAAATTAGGTTAAATTTTTCATTAGTACTACATATTTTTGAATTATGGGCCCCTTGAGATTATGGGCCCTGTACAAGCGCACGTGTTGCATGCCCTCAAATCCGCCCCTgaagaggttgagggttcaagtcccacttgggacatattcgtggttgtaaatattcgtattaatggtgtgtgtgagtttgtcttaaaaaaaaaaaaaattataaagccTTGTAAAGTTATAAGATAAGATATATTATCAAGATtaggatatttttatataataaaattgatttaaaaaaaaaaaaaaaaaaaaagttactaaTGTAAGAAGTGGGCAAAGGTTACCCCGATGGTGCAACTACACGCTATATGCAACTACACGCTATATGCTCAAAATAATGTTGTATGGAATGGATATGTATGGAATACATTGAATAACATATATTTTATGATAGTGTattttttaagaatttgttaagtACAATTTGATTACTATTCATGATTTTTTTGCCTTTTAGATAAAGGTGAAATGTCACTTATTCGGAATGATTAATTATTTATCGTTTTGTAGCAACAAAAATTAAGCAACTTCACTAACTTTGCGTCATTTTATCTTTGACACTTCATTTTATCTTTAAGACTGGTCTTTACAAGACATTTCTAAAAAAGCTTAGATTTAGACACAGAAGATGAAAACCACGCTCCTTATAGGGCGTTATTTTTGGGCTTTGTTCAAGTGTTAGGCAAGTTTCAATCAGACGAAGGCAAAAATATGTCAAGGATGTGTCATATTTTGTTAGGTGGGTGTGTTTGGAGTCGTTAATTGCAACAATATTTTTCTTTTCAAAAAATTTATTATACATAATTATCTTCTGTATATAAATATACCTTTCATCTCCCCAAAATCATACAATTTTGAAACAACTCAATCCGTATTTAacacgagtaaattttttttttttaaagtaattaAAACATTTACGTGCCATTTAAAATGTGTAAACCATTCAATACAACCCGTTTAAACTTACAACAgctttaatgtttacaaaaggcacgaaggccattaatcaaatgtaatacaagttcggcccacttaaaatgatagttttaatccaaactacacccgagcatggtttggggctaaactacccaaaacgctaggtcgccTTCCAAAAAGCTTCATCAAGCAACCAACAAGGGGAActaatgcccaacaacccctttccctttctccgcacctgcatctaaaagataaataacgagaggggtaagctaacgcttagtgagtgcaataattatacatatgcatatataatctatctacttgcaTTCACTCACACaaaaccgcatacaagctagcaattcaacaatcaTGCGAGCAACAAGCATAAATtactatccgcaattcacaataagctagcaacatcaatagcatatagttcacaatttaatatgctatcacaatttcacacaaccatggttaaccaatcgtacaaaggaatggtactcgaatttcccatcggtgttcataacaaccgttagtgtacaacaacatatatcactaacccttggacaacacatatccgttcataaaaccgtttgtgtacaacgacatatatcactaacttggacaacacatatccgttcataaaaaccgttagtgtacaacaacatataccactaactcggacaacacatatccattcatacaaatacatacatcatatacatacatgtatacttatcccactcaccttaacaccaagatgatgattatgcacttccgaaagcttcaaagcaaagtacctaatacattaagtacactttaaaTACACAtactagttggactagacaccaacgtttaacacttgagcatttaatgacctaatgcCTTTAATGACTCTCATCCACCAAAACCGCTCATTAATGGTcatgactcatcataaatcactaaaaactagtgatttgagcctactaacaccaactaacacaatttatgggtatttcatacccatctcatccaaccaggtcaacaatcacccatttgacccattttaatacttagacttacaattttagtcaaacatgacccattaacaattctttcatcattttacaagtgtattagtgactaacaacacaattaacacttacataaTCCcaattacatgaccaaaccctagattaactcCATTTGAGttttcttacatcaaattaacccaaatttacccattaaatccccaaatgggtcttacaagcctcaaatgaccaaaccctagtcataaattaactaaaactcgaaacatggagttaagacttaccaacactatccactcgtagctaagaacgaggggaacaatattacttcttgctccaaagatcaaatctcaaatcttcactctcaaatctcactttgaattcaaatgggttttgtgtttgagagaaaagtagagaaagaaaatggaaaagaaatgaataaagatggataagtggttgagatttaatGTCCCAATCAGATCCACACGCAAAAATACAGAATTACCCTTGGACCATCCCtttttaaatcagaaaaatgaaTCAGCACGCCagcaaggtcgcggcgcgacccactTTGCCGCAGCGCGGCATTTCGCAGTAATATCGGGTTGTTTAACAAGTCTCCTGAATCTGATTCATGTTAGGTGTAGCGGCGCGACACCCTCCCCCGCGGCGCGACGATTGCCTGCATCAGACCAACTTCGACTACATTAAACCAACAATTAATTTTATGACTTGTACGCTTCGTCCTCGCTTCCTATGTACATCTAAACTTCATCCTAAAGCCTCATCCGACTTATTACCATCAAAAACTCTTGCATATacgtatacatgcatacattctcgggtatataagtatatatataaatatacatacatcaCGTGTACATCAACTCAATACTTTAAATCATTTAATCACGTAAACAACGAAATATAAACGTGCTAacgattaaatatgtacctttagacaTACAAACTTTTTTGTATTTCCATTAATGCATACTCTTGATCTTTTAAGTCAATAAATCGAAAAAACCGAACCTCTATCTCCTTTTCAAGGTCTTGAAGCTCTTCAATCTTACTTCTGAGAGAGTAAATTTGTTCTTTGAGATGATTTACATCTATACAATCTTCATCTTGATCACACATGCTATTGAATTCGGTTTCATTGATTCGATCCTGAAAAGATGAAATCTTTCTATGTTTAATTCTAGCAATTATAGTACACGCAACAGAAAAAGCTAGAGGGATCCCAGCCATTATCAAGGTTGACTTGATCAACTCTTTTGATCCTCTGGCTTCCATTAATTAATCAAACTTTTTCAAACTTTTGGTTGATAAATCTTTGTTCAGGTCTTATTTAATTTATAACTGAAATGTAATGTAATGATGATTGAAGATGAAGAACAAATTATAAAAACGTGTTCATTAATTATGTGAAATATATATGACACATATTCTTTGCTTTTGTGTTATGCTTTAAGCTATCCTTTGGACGTGAAGTTTTTGGTTGCTTTTAGGGCACATTTAGTGGCCACAATTTCACAAATGCAACTTTACTGATTTCTTTTTTGATCCATTTTGTTTTGGAATCCGATTTCTCATAAATCATTCCAATTATCACTAAACTCCCTTTCAAAACAGATTTTCGTATTAGCAGCACGTTAGTACTTATTAAATTTCCTACCAGAACGAGAATTGATACCGCCATCAATGCATGGGCGAATCTAGTAGGAAGCTCTTGGAATCACGCGATACCACTAGTTTAAAATTTTTAGTAGAAAATACCACTTAAATTTTagaggacaccactaaatttaacatatatttttcaaatatacattttttttaaattgtatagaagattactaaatttaactactcgaaCCCCATATATATTTCGAATTTGTAATTTTTTGAAAATAGATTTCCACTAAAAtgcattcaaatataatatataattataattagttttgaaaagaaAATTGAGGACCTATTGAATTATTATCTTATAATCGTCATTGCATTCATAGCATAAATAAAGCAATTTTTAGTTTTTAACTATATATTCCTTTCctaaaaacatgtgtatcggcaggaaCATGTTAGCCATGTGTTAACTATGTCAACCCATCCAGCCGCACCCCGTAtgccactggagcctggcgaaacaccatcaccgtTAAACCCCTACAACATGTCAGGACCCAGAATCGAGCCTGCATGGTTATTCCTTTCCATCTTTACATGCGTGGGACCAAGGATCATTTGGGCCGGGTACCACTGGACCACAGGTccgttggttttttttttttaattatatatgtaCAACTCTTACATAAACTTTCT
The window above is part of the Rutidosis leptorrhynchoides isolate AG116_Rl617_1_P2 chromosome 1, CSIRO_AGI_Rlap_v1, whole genome shotgun sequence genome. Proteins encoded here:
- the LOC139842697 gene encoding pentatricopeptide repeat-containing protein At5g03800-like encodes the protein MAAINLPISTTTATAAPSSSSLSSSSSSTIFPKLSPPNSTINSLSFSNKIPHLLQLSLQTKNNKLAMSIHTSLIKNLQTNNPEHTYFFNTLILTYFKLGLSFHAYKVFNSLQYPDVVTFTSIISWLSKSKFDHDVDKAVNFFFQMRDLGIELNEYSFVAILTVCGRFSDLQFGCQVHCLAVKLGYVDDSFVGNALMGFYCRFHGCLDCVVKVFDEMSQRGSSNISSWNTVISCFSKECMYDKALELFHDLLVGTDGVEVDGFTLSTVLTACTEHGAINEGFGVHACAVKYGLVDDNLSVGNALIGFYSKCGNVKDVVRLFDRMVNKDVITWTQMISAYMESGLVEMAEEVFDKMPERNCVSYNTLLQGFCQKGYASKALRMFCIMVNEGVELDDFSLSIVINACGLLADKSTSEQIHGFVLKCGYGLNDRIESALIDMCTKCGRIDDAEELFNSHSLTQNSSIIWTSMICGYARHGLPFEALSLFFKGQGENFIAIDEVVSTAVLGVCATLGFDQIGQQIHSNAIKLDLLHDIKVGNALIGMYSKCGNMIAAIRVFDSMKRHDIVSWNSLLACYIFHKQGDNALDLWEKMKKKNIKPDSITTLLIISAYTHTKLNMVNECYAFFQYMKTSYNIGPDSNHYASLVNVFGKWGLLEEAYDIIKNMPYEPDPFVWKALLDQCRTHMNTVIGKKAAKEILAKKPNDPSTYILVSNLYSASGRWHCSETVREEMREKGIQKRPGKSWIIHENKVHSFYARDKSHARFKDIYSGLDILVMECLKIGYVPDTNFVLHEVEEHQKRDFLYYHSAKLAVTYGLLMTNGRMPVRVMKNILLCGDCHSFFKYVSIVTKREIHIRDASGFHCFANGECTCKD